From the Nocardiopsis changdeensis genome, one window contains:
- the ehuA gene encoding ectoine/hydroxyectoine ABC transporter ATP-binding protein EhuA, with amino-acid sequence MPPSDTSALINFDQVVKRFGDLTVLDHLDFSVSPGERVTLIGPSGSGKTTILRLLMTLEKVTDGLIEVDGEPFSHMSRGGRLVPANEAYLRPRRKRIGMVFQQFNLFPNMTVRKNLTEAPVHVLGLSRGEADARAEELLDLVGLSDKIDAHPSQLSGGQQQRVAIARALAMRPEILLLDEVTSALDPELVAGVLDVLRTVAETTDITMLCVTHEMGFARDVSHRVLMFDKGRIAEEGTPDEIFGDPREDRTKEFLRSVLDNGH; translated from the coding sequence ATGCCGCCGTCTGACACTTCGGCGCTGATCAACTTCGACCAGGTGGTCAAGCGCTTCGGCGACCTCACCGTGCTGGACCACCTGGACTTCTCGGTCTCCCCCGGCGAGAGGGTCACCCTGATCGGGCCGAGCGGCTCGGGGAAGACGACCATCCTGCGCCTGCTCATGACCCTGGAGAAGGTGACCGACGGCCTGATCGAGGTGGACGGCGAGCCGTTCAGCCACATGTCCCGCGGGGGCCGGCTGGTCCCGGCCAACGAGGCTTACCTGCGCCCGCGCCGCAAGCGGATCGGGATGGTGTTCCAGCAGTTCAACCTGTTCCCGAACATGACGGTCCGCAAGAACCTCACCGAGGCCCCGGTCCACGTGCTGGGCCTGTCCCGGGGGGAGGCGGACGCCCGGGCCGAGGAGCTGCTGGACCTGGTGGGGCTGTCGGACAAGATCGACGCCCACCCCTCCCAGCTCTCCGGCGGCCAGCAGCAGCGGGTGGCGATCGCCCGCGCGCTGGCGATGCGGCCGGAGATCCTGCTGCTGGACGAGGTGACCTCGGCGCTGGACCCGGAACTGGTGGCCGGGGTGCTCGACGTGCTGCGCACGGTCGCCGAGACCACGGACATCACGATGCTGTGCGTGACCCACGAGATGGGGTTCGCGCGGGACGTGTCTCACCGGGTGCTCATGTTCGACAAGGGCCGGATCGCCGAGGAGGGGACGCCGGACGAGATCTTCGGCGACCCCAGGGAGGACCGCACCAAGGAGTTCCTCCGTTCGGTGCTGGACAACGGGCACTGA
- the ehuD gene encoding ectoine/hydroxyectoine ABC transporter permease subunit EhuD: MFWDFEWTFRVLPDLMRGLAVTVQATLLGYLIALVLGLAIAMVRRVPVVGTAVHAVMEFVRTTPLLVQLVFVFALAPSTVSALTVGIVVLGVHYAAYTAEVYRSGIEGVAKGQWEAARALSLPASRTWGAVVLPQAIRKVIPALGNYLIAMFKDTPLLLAITVVELLATARQVGSADFRIVEAYTVVGFLFLLVSIPSAIIIRRLERRYAAV, translated from the coding sequence ATGTTCTGGGACTTCGAATGGACCTTCCGGGTCCTGCCCGACCTCATGCGGGGACTGGCGGTCACCGTCCAGGCGACCCTGCTCGGCTACCTCATCGCCCTGGTGCTGGGGCTGGCCATCGCGATGGTCCGCCGGGTGCCGGTGGTCGGGACCGCCGTGCACGCCGTCATGGAGTTCGTCCGCACCACCCCGCTGCTGGTCCAGCTGGTGTTCGTGTTCGCGCTGGCGCCGTCCACGGTGTCGGCGCTGACCGTGGGCATCGTGGTGCTGGGCGTGCACTACGCGGCCTACACCGCCGAGGTGTACCGCTCCGGGATCGAGGGCGTGGCCAAGGGCCAGTGGGAGGCGGCCCGGGCGCTCAGCCTGCCCGCCTCGCGCACCTGGGGCGCGGTGGTGCTGCCCCAGGCGATCCGCAAGGTCATCCCGGCGCTGGGCAACTACCTCATCGCCATGTTCAAGGACACCCCGCTGCTGCTGGCGATCACCGTGGTCGAGCTGCTCGCCACCGCGCGCCAGGTCGGCAGCGCGGACTTCCGCATCGTGGAGGCCTACACCGTGGTCGGGTTCCTGTTCCTCCTGGTCAGCATCCCCTCCGCGATCATCATCCGACGACTGGAGCGACGTTATGCCGCCGTCTGA
- the ehuC gene encoding ectoine/hydroxyectoine ABC transporter permease subunit EhuC: protein MDFLIERLPIYLDGAWVTIQLTAGGLALAFVLALFFGILGTRPEWLPRAVATTYVEVFRGVSALVLMFWMAYALPVLTGYQLDGRFAAIIAVGLNIGAYGAEVVRGAIKAVPKAQFEATVALDMTWFQRMRLVILPQAWAQMLPTFGNLSIELMKATAVSYLIGVADISAIAERMRQATGETVLAFSGALILYFLIAQVLIFGVRLLERRANHRLGRVPPGGRGILGLLRPPALTTSGGAK from the coding sequence GTGGATTTCCTCATCGAGCGGTTGCCGATCTACCTGGACGGCGCCTGGGTCACCATCCAGCTGACCGCCGGCGGTCTCGCGCTGGCGTTCGTCCTGGCCCTGTTCTTCGGCATCCTGGGCACCCGCCCCGAGTGGCTGCCGCGGGCCGTGGCCACGACCTACGTCGAGGTCTTCCGCGGGGTCTCCGCGCTGGTGCTGATGTTCTGGATGGCGTACGCGCTGCCCGTCCTGACCGGCTACCAGCTGGACGGCCGGTTCGCGGCGATCATCGCGGTGGGCCTCAACATCGGCGCCTACGGGGCCGAGGTCGTGCGCGGTGCGATCAAGGCCGTGCCCAAGGCCCAGTTCGAGGCGACCGTCGCCCTGGACATGACCTGGTTCCAGCGCATGCGCCTGGTGATCCTGCCGCAGGCCTGGGCGCAGATGCTGCCGACCTTCGGCAACCTGTCCATCGAGCTGATGAAGGCCACCGCCGTGTCCTACCTCATCGGCGTCGCCGACATCAGCGCCATCGCCGAGCGGATGCGCCAGGCGACCGGGGAGACGGTGCTCGCCTTCAGCGGCGCGCTGATCCTGTACTTCCTCATCGCCCAGGTGCTCATCTTCGGCGTGCGCCTGCTGGAGCGCCGGGCCAACCACCGGCTGGGGCGCGTACCACCGGGGGGCCGGGGGATCCTGGGCCTGCTGCGGCCGCCCGCGCTCACCACGTCGGGGGGTGCGAAGTAG
- the ehuB gene encoding ectoine/hydroxyectoine ABC transporter substrate-binding protein EhuB yields MGAITLGLAACTRVENGGGGGAGGGGQADTGLLDRLREQGFVNVGLANEIPFGFVDGDNNPAGQSPAVAQAVFEELGVPEIRANPVAWDGLIPGLQASQFDVIAAGMFITPERCEQVAFTEPTATSPEAFMVESGNPHDISHFTDFVDNSDLRLAVLNASVEQGYAEHFGVPAGQMELIPDQTTGYELLESGRVDAVSMLSVSHHYLLQDRGGDFEVTEPFFPEIDGREEKGWGGLCVRPAEQGLLEEMNRVIAEFTESGRLLELGEEWGFTEADLPDGTTTAELCEG; encoded by the coding sequence GTGGGGGCGATCACCCTCGGGCTCGCCGCGTGCACACGCGTCGAGAACGGCGGAGGAGGGGGCGCCGGCGGCGGCGGACAGGCCGACACCGGACTCCTGGACAGGCTGCGCGAGCAGGGCTTCGTCAACGTCGGGCTGGCCAACGAGATCCCGTTCGGCTTCGTGGACGGCGACAACAACCCGGCGGGCCAGTCCCCGGCGGTCGCCCAGGCGGTCTTCGAGGAGCTGGGCGTCCCCGAGATCCGGGCCAACCCGGTCGCCTGGGACGGGCTCATCCCGGGTCTCCAGGCCAGCCAGTTCGACGTGATCGCCGCGGGCATGTTCATCACCCCGGAGCGCTGCGAACAGGTCGCCTTCACCGAGCCCACCGCCACCTCGCCCGAGGCGTTCATGGTGGAGTCCGGCAACCCGCACGACATCAGCCACTTCACGGACTTCGTGGACAACTCCGACCTGCGGCTCGCGGTGCTCAACGCCTCGGTGGAGCAGGGCTACGCGGAGCACTTCGGCGTCCCGGCGGGCCAGATGGAGCTGATCCCCGACCAGACCACCGGCTACGAGCTGCTGGAGTCGGGCCGGGTCGACGCCGTCTCCATGCTGAGCGTCTCCCACCACTACCTGCTCCAGGACCGGGGCGGCGACTTCGAGGTCACCGAGCCCTTCTTCCCGGAGATCGACGGCCGCGAGGAGAAGGGCTGGGGCGGCCTGTGCGTGCGCCCCGCCGAGCAGGGGCTGCTGGAGGAGATGAACCGGGTCATCGCCGAGTTCACCGAGAGCGGCCGCCTGCTGGAGCTGGGCGAGGAGTGGGGCTTCACCGAGGCCGACCTGCCCGACGGCACCACCACCGCCGAGCTCTGTGAGGGCTGA
- a CDS encoding ectoine synthase: MIVRSLDEITDTEADIKTENWRSRRIVLAKEKVGFSFHETVLYAGTESTFWYANHVELVHCIEGEAELTNEETGEKHIITPGTLYLLNGHERHTVRPKTDFRVLCVFNPPVTGREVHDENGVYPLVVETD, translated from the coding sequence GTGATCGTTCGCAGCCTGGACGAGATCACCGACACCGAGGCGGACATCAAGACGGAGAACTGGCGCAGTCGACGCATCGTCCTGGCCAAGGAGAAGGTCGGTTTCTCCTTCCACGAGACCGTGCTCTACGCCGGTACCGAGTCGACGTTCTGGTACGCCAACCACGTCGAGCTGGTCCACTGCATCGAGGGCGAGGCCGAGTTGACCAACGAGGAGACGGGGGAGAAGCACATCATCACCCCCGGCACCCTCTACCTCCTCAACGGCCACGAGCGGCACACCGTCCGCCCCAAGACCGACTTCCGGGTGCTGTGCGTGTTCAACCCGCCGGTGACCGGCCGCGAGGTCCACGATGAGAACGGCGTCTACCCGCTGGTCGTGGAAACGGACTGA